Proteins from a genomic interval of Acidimicrobiales bacterium:
- a CDS encoding SDR family oxidoreductase, whose translation MELNGKVAVITGAGSGMARASTRVFVREGARVLAADISGREEETAKELGDAVVPFRCDVTREDQVEAMFAAALDEFGRVDAVLNVAGIGSAGPLAEVSMEEYDRIMDVDLRGVLLGTKHGITAMLPTGGGVIVNWSSTGGINATAFPVSVYSTAKAGVIALSKSAAVEYGTQGIRAIAICPGFIETEMSGGPGAAARFPQLVQGTALKRGGQPEEVAELAAFLCSDRATYITGAVIPVDGGMTATLA comes from the coding sequence ATGGAGCTGAACGGCAAGGTCGCGGTCATCACCGGCGCGGGGTCGGGGATGGCGAGGGCGTCGACAAGGGTCTTCGTGCGCGAGGGAGCACGCGTGCTCGCCGCCGACATCAGCGGACGCGAGGAGGAGACGGCCAAGGAGCTCGGAGACGCCGTCGTGCCCTTTCGATGCGACGTCACCAGAGAGGACCAGGTCGAGGCGATGTTCGCCGCCGCGCTCGACGAGTTCGGACGTGTCGACGCGGTCCTCAACGTTGCTGGTATCGGCAGCGCCGGTCCGCTCGCCGAAGTGTCCATGGAGGAGTACGACCGGATCATGGACGTCGACCTGCGGGGCGTCCTGCTCGGCACCAAGCACGGCATCACTGCGATGCTCCCGACGGGAGGCGGCGTGATCGTCAACTGGTCGTCGACCGGCGGAATCAACGCTACGGCGTTCCCTGTGAGCGTGTACTCGACGGCCAAGGCCGGCGTCATCGCGCTCAGCAAGTCAGCCGCCGTCGAGTACGGCACCCAGGGCATTCGGGCCATCGCCATCTGCCCGGGCTTCATCGAGACCGAGATGTCCGGAGGACCGGGCGCAGCGGCGCGGTTCCCCCAGCTCGTGCAGGGCACCGCGTTGAAGCGCGGCGGTCAGCCCGAGGAGGTGGCCGAGCTGGCGGCGTTCCTCTGCTCTGATCGAGCGACCTACATCACCGGCGCCGTGATCCCCGTCGACGGCGGGATGACCGCCACCCTGGCATGA